The sequence below is a genomic window from Pseudomonas cannabina.
TCACTGTGGCCATCGATCACCACGGTAAAGCGCTTGGTCACCTCGCCTGAACGCTTCTGAAACATGCCCCAGGCTTCAACGCGTCCGGTGAAATATTTGCGCAGATCGAGCTTCGGCGCTTCCTGACTGTAATGACTGACCGGCACGCCGCCGCAACCGCTCAGCGCCAGGCCCAGACACAGCAACACCATCCATTTTTTGAGCATGCGCCCTCCGTGATTGATCATGAGCCGGTACTTCCGAGCAGTTCTTCACGCAGCTCCGGGTTGCGGGTTTTCGGGTCAAGCCAGATGGAGAAAAAAGCCTTGGCGAACTGGCTGTCGGGGACTACGTGCTGCAGTTTAGTGCCCACATAGAAGCGCGCCTCACGACCAGGCAGATAAACGCCGGTAATCTTCATGCCGGGCTGCACATCGACGAACGATTGCTGCATGTGCTGGCGCCACGCGGTCAGTTGATCAGCACTGACAGCGGCTCCGGAAATACGCTTGATTTCATCGATGCTGGCATCGACCAGGTCTTCACGGTCGATGGCGCGGTGATACGTGAGTTCGAGTGCCAGCGGCGCGTCGGCCGTGAAAGGCTTTGCCGGGCTGGACAGCCTCGCGGTGTAGATGCGGAACCCGAACAGGGTGAGTTCGCCACTGCCTACCACTTGCGCGTTGGGTAGCGCTTCACGCCAGTCTGCCAGGGCGCTGCCGCTGAGCAGAATCAGGAACCATAACCATCGTGGCGCACGCGTGGGCATCGACAACCTCTGGAGATGTACCGCCGGGTCAGGGACCGACGGCCAGAAAGTCATGAGAGCCAGCGGTGTGGTCTATACCGAAACCGGGAAAAACAGCGCCATACACGCTGACTCGTGAGCGGAATCTATACCACTCATTTGGTTTTGTACAACAATAAGACAATGATTCAGGGTTAAAGCTGAAACGGTTCTGTTATCTGGCTGATACAGCCTGCTCCCTTCCGGGGTCGGGAGCAGACTCCGCTTAGTCGGCCGCTAGCTCAGGCCACCTGCGAATGCGAATGGCGCTGGGTCTTCTGCCATTCGCTTTTCAAGGCTTGCAGCGTGTTTTCCATGAACGTGCGATCCGCAGCGGCCTTCTTGCCAACGTAGCCCTGTCCACGGCGGAACATCTTCAGTGCAACACGCATCTGTGGATGGGCGTCGCGGAACTCGCACTCCCGGGTATGCGGCGCCATGGCATCGACATGCACTTCACCGGACTCGGCGATCCATACAATGTGATCGTACAGCGTGTCTTTGCGCGCGGCAAACAGGCCAGCCAATTGATCGATAGTCGGCTGTTTGTTGATATTCATGTTGATGCTCCTTCACTCGCAGACTGTTCAATAGTTGATACATCAAGTTCATGTGCCGGACGGTCATCCACGAACCCTGATGGAGTGTTCGTCGAATACAGTTCCAGCCCCTCAAGGACATGCAGGTAGCCTTGATGAGAAGCCGCTACACAGCGGCGTCAACGTTGCAGAGAAGAAGTCACGAAACCCAAAGACCCGGCCCGGAATCGACAAGCGATCCGCTACAAGCATCATGAGGACGTTTCGCCAGCTTCCCGCCTTTATCGACGACGATGCCAGGTCAGCTTCATCAATCTGCCTTGTGGGCAGCCTACATCCGGGAACATCTCGACGGCTTGTCGAGCCTGCTCAGTACCGTTTTGCTGCGCTCCCGATCAGGGAGACAGCTGCATAATGCAAGGGCAAAAGAAGCGCGTCAACGATTATGTAGTGATTATTTTTAATCACTACATAATTTGATTGCGGGCGTGCAGTTACGTGAAAAGCTGACTGAATAGTCACCGCAGCGGCACGGTCCCGCACCGTGCCACACTGAATCGCTGATGGGTGTCTCTAATGGTTTTAAGCCACCTGACTTCAACTGCCCGTGCGGATCAAAACGCAAAACATGAGCAACCAAACGCGCCCCAGAACCCCTGGAAGTCGCTGACCGGTGCTCTGGAAAAACGCGCTTTATCATGACTGTGGGCATGCACGGCGCACGGGCCGCTGCAATGATGGACCTGAGACGCCAAAGGTGCCGCCGGACGCCAGTGACCCGGTACGCTGGCAACCGGCGACCAGTCCGGCAACACGGGTACGCCGGGCGGCGCGAGGGTTTCGAAGTCGCCTGCGCCGAACACCACCTTGCCGTTGACGACGGTCAGCACCGATTCGATCCATTTGATGGCTTCCGGCTCGATGCTGAAGTAATCCGCCGAGAGCACCGCCAGATCGGCAAGCTGCCCGACCTTGACCTGGCCTTTGTTGCCCTGCTCGGACGAAAACCACGCGCTGCCATGGGTGAACAGTTCCAGCGCGGTCGCGCGCGGTAAACCTTCGGGATACAGCTCGAGCCCGCCCACGGTGCGACCGCTGACCATCCAGTACAGCGAGGTTCAGGGATTGTAACTGGACACCCGCGTGGCGTCGGTGCCTGCGCCGACCGGCACGCCTTCGGAAAGCATGCGCTGAATGGGCGGCGTCAGTTCAGCGGCCTTGGCACCGTAACGCTCGACGAAGTATTCGCCCTGAAACGCCATGCGGTCCTGAATCGCGATACCGCCACCCAGCGCTTTGACGCGTTCGATATTCTTCGGCGTGATGGTCTCGCAGTGATCAAAAAACCACGGCAGACCTTCGAACGGAATGTCGCGATTGACCTTTTCAAACACGTCGAGCATGCGACTGATCGATTCGTCATACGTCGCGTGCAGACGAAACGGCCAGCGCTGTTCGACCAGATGACGGACGACTGGCTCCAGATCGTCCTCCATGCCCGACGGCAGATCCGGACGCGGTTCGAGGAAATCCTCGAAGTCGGCGGCGGAAAAAGTCAGCATCTCCCCTGCCCCGTTGTGCCGCAGAAAATCGTCCCCCTGATGTAACTGCACGGTGTTTGTCCAGTTCTTGAAATCGGTCAGTTCTTCCTTTGGCTTTTGAGTGAACAGGTTGTAAGCGATGCGCACCGTCAGTTACTGTTCGCGGGCCAGTTGCTCGATCACCGCGTAATCGTCAGGGTAATTCTGGAAGCCGCCACCGGCATCGATCGCGCTGGTCAGGCCCAACCGGTTGAGCTCGCGCATGAACTGGCGGGTTGAGTTGACCTGATACTCCAGCGGCAGCTTCGGGCCTTTGGCCAGCGTCGAATAGAGAATCATCGCATTGGGCCGGGCGACCAGCATGCCGGTCGGGTGGCCCTGCGCGTCCCGCACAATCTCGCCGCCCGGCGGGTTCGGCGTATCGCGGGTGTAGCCGACAACGCGCAAAGCGGCGCGGTTGAGCAGCGCACGGTCATAAAGGTGCAGCACGAACACGGGCGTATCCGGCGCGGCCTGATTGAGCTCTTCCAGCGTCGGCATGCGCTTTTCCGCGAACTGGAATTCATTCCAGCCGCCCACCACCCGCACCCACTGCGGCGTGGGTGTGCGGTCGGCCTGATCCTTGAGCAGGCGCAAGGCGTCGGCCAGCGACGGCACGCCCTCCCAGCGCAGTTCCAGGTTGTAATTCAAGCCGCCACGGATCAAGTGCAGATGCGAGTCGTTGAGGCCCGGAATCGCCGTGCGTTTTTGCAGGTCGATCACCTGTGTCGCGCCGCCGCGCAGCGCCATCACCTCGGCGTCGCCGCCCACTGCAACAAAACGACCCTCGCTGATCGCCACCGCAGTGGCTTCAGGCTTTGCACGGTCAACCGTATGAAACTTACCGTTGAACAGAATCAACTCGACACTCATGGCGATACCTTTGGCGGAAGATTTAAAGGCACTGGCAGGACAGGAGAAGTACAAAGAGGGAAACATCGTTTTGGCGCGGGCTGGCTTTATCGTCAGTCATCAGATCACTTTCCCTGTGAGTATTTCGCGGAAGCATTCAACCAGGGCGCCAGTAAACGGGTCGCCGCGGGCATCAGAACGTACACCACCAGCAAAACGATGGTCACCGTCACCAGCGCTGTGCTGATGAAATAGCCCGACAGCCAGGAGACCTGCGTAAACACCGGCCGCCACACCTGCGGAATCAGCAAGGTCAACGGCAGAATGACCATGTACGACACGCATGCCTGCTTCCAGCGCGGCGGTGGACTGCGATCTTCGGTCGGTGGCGTAAACCAGAACTCGTTGTGAGGTTTGACCTGCGTCTGATCGCCATCGGCAAGCATAGGCGCAGCCTCCGCCACAAGCTGGCGCCGCTCGTCGGAGTCCAGCCATTGCTGCATCACCAACGTCGATTGAAAACGCAGCACACTGGTGAACATCTGTAAGCCAGCGTCCTTGCTGCGAATTACATCAACGCCCAGATGCCCCGGCTGCTGACCGGCAATGGTCACAATACGCCGCAGCCAGCTCTCGTAATCAGCTTCACGCCCGGCCGTGACCCGGTGCTTGATGACCAGTGTCACCACTTCGTTCAGTGAGGGGTTGTCAGGGGTGTGGAGTGTTGCAGGAGGCGGGACTGAATCGGACATGGTCTGGGCTCTGGTTGGGGAAGTGAGAGCCGGTTTGCACATGGCATGCGTACTGCATCGGCGGCCCGACCTACACGATAGTGCATGGTCAGCCATACGCCAGAACGGTTCACTGACAAAAAAGGCCCGGAAGCTCACGCTCCCGGGCCTCTAAACCCCCTTTTCTATCCTCAGCTCACCCTGAACCGCCCCACCAGCCCCTGCTGCTGTTCAGCCAGTCGAGCCAGTTCGCGGCTGGTGACGGCTGTCTGCTCGGCACCGGCGCTGACCTGGATGACCAGTGCGTTGATATCGTGAACATTGCGGTGGATTTCTTCGGCTACCAGGCTTTGTTCTTCGGCGGCCGAGGCCACTTGAATGTTGCGGTCGCTGATGCTGGCGATGCCTTCGGCGATTTCTTCGAGCAATTCGCCCGCGCGCACGACGTTGGTTGCGCCTTGCTGGGCCTTGCCGAGGGTTTCCTGCATGGAGCTTGCGGCGCGGTCAGAACCGGATTGCAGGTTGGCGATCATGTTCTGGATGCTGACGGTCGATTCCTGCGTTTTCTTGGCAAGATTTCTCACTTCGTCGGCCACCACTGCGAAGCCGCGGCCCTGCTCGCCGGCGCGTGCGGCTTCGATGGCGGCGTTGAGTGCCAGCAGGTTGGTCTGGTCGGCCACACCGCGAATGACGTCGAGGACCGAGGAGATCGAATCGCTCTCGCCTTTGAGTTCGTCAATGATCCGTGACGTCTGTTCAGCCTGGACCGAGAGGCCTTTGATCAGGGTGACGGTGTTGTCGATCTCGATTTTTCCTTGCATCGTGCTGGCGTTGACGCGTTGCGACATGGCCGATGCGTCGGTGGTGCTGCGCGCCACGTCCTTGACCGTCGAGCTCATCTGGCTGATGGCCGTGGCGACCTGATCCGTCCCCTGACGCTGCTGTGCCACGTTCTGGCTGGTCTGCAAGGCGACGGCTGAAGACTGCTCGGCCGCGGTGGCCACCTGTGCGGTGGCGCTGCCGATTTCGCGAATGACTTCGCTGATCTGTTGCGCCATATTGTCCAGATTGCGCGAGATCTCGCCAAACTCGTCCTTGCCGGTGTAACAGGTTCTGGCGGTCAGGTCGCGGGTGGACAGTGCAATCAGGGTGCGATTCACGTCGACGACGGCGATCTTGATGTTGCGGATGATCACCGACGCCAGCCAGAGTACGGCGATCAGCATGACGACGACGGTGCCGATTGCCATGTACAGGCTGTTTTCAGCGGCACTGCGCGCATCGCTGGCCAGGCCCGTGACGGTCTGCCCCAGCTCTGCTTCTACCTGAGCCATCATGTCGATACGCTGGGTGGAGAGGTTGAACCAGTCTTCCGGTTTGACGTTCAGCGGGTCGCCCAGCGGGGTATCGAAACCCAAGCGTTGCAGGCGCGCCACTTCCAGTGCTTCCGGCTTCTGCAGGACAGCATTCAGTTTGCTCTTGAACACGTCCGGAGCCCAGCGCTGGAAGGCTTCGTAGTAGCCGGAGAACTCGCCCAGGTTGCGGCTGAAACGTGACAACAGCGCAGAATCGAAACGGTTCTGATTGAAGGCAAGGCCGAGCAATACGCGCTCGCGGCCTGCTCGCTCTTTCATGTCGACGAATTGATTGAGCGAACTCAGTGCGCGGAGAATTTCCGGGTCTTCGATACTGGCTTCCAACGAATAATTGAAACCGATAAGGGTTTTGATGATGTCAGTGAAGCGCGCGCCGGATTCAGTGTTATTGATTGCCAGTGAATCCACTTTGCCACGCAACGCAAGCATCTCCTCCAGCGCCCGCCTTACGCTTTCCAGCCCGGGAATACCGTCGGTCGACTGAGTGCGCATCTCACTGATCGCCTTGTCGGTTTCCTGACGAAGGGTCTTCAGCTTGTCTTGCATCGACTTGCCGCCACTGCCCAGGAACACGCCGCTGGCGCCGCGCTCGCGCTGCAGGGTGGTGACTACGTCACTGAGTTTGCGGGCGGCGCTGGTGGCGGTGACGGTTCGACCGTTATCGGTGAACGTCTCGCTTTTGTCGGCGACGAAAATACCCGCGAATGCCAGGAAGCCCAGCAGGGGAAACATCAGAATA
It includes:
- a CDS encoding chalcone isomerase family protein, with product MPTRAPRWLWFLILLSGSALADWREALPNAQVVGSGELTLFGFRIYTARLSSPAKPFTADAPLALELTYHRAIDREDLVDASIDEIKRISGAAVSADQLTAWRQHMQQSFVDVQPGMKITGVYLPGREARFYVGTKLQHVVPDSQFAKAFFSIWLDPKTRNPELREELLGSTGS
- a CDS encoding antibiotic biosynthesis monooxygenase; amino-acid sequence: MSDSVPPPATLHTPDNPSLNEVVTLVIKHRVTAGREADYESWLRRIVTIAGQQPGHLGVDVIRSKDAGLQMFTSVLRFQSTLVMQQWLDSDERRQLVAEAAPMLADGDQTQVKPHNEFWFTPPTEDRSPPPRWKQACVSYMVILPLTLLIPQVWRPVFTQVSWLSGYFISTALVTVTIVLLVVYVLMPAATRLLAPWLNASAKYSQGK
- a CDS encoding methyl-accepting chemotaxis protein, which encodes MFPLLGFLAFAGIFVADKSETFTDNGRTVTATSAARKLSDVVTTLQRERGASGVFLGSGGKSMQDKLKTLRQETDKAISEMRTQSTDGIPGLESVRRALEEMLALRGKVDSLAINNTESGARFTDIIKTLIGFNYSLEASIEDPEILRALSSLNQFVDMKERAGRERVLLGLAFNQNRFDSALLSRFSRNLGEFSGYYEAFQRWAPDVFKSKLNAVLQKPEALEVARLQRLGFDTPLGDPLNVKPEDWFNLSTQRIDMMAQVEAELGQTVTGLASDARSAAENSLYMAIGTVVVMLIAVLWLASVIIRNIKIAVVDVNRTLIALSTRDLTARTCYTGKDEFGEISRNLDNMAQQISEVIREIGSATAQVATAAEQSSAVALQTSQNVAQQRQGTDQVATAISQMSSTVKDVARSTTDASAMSQRVNASTMQGKIEIDNTVTLIKGLSVQAEQTSRIIDELKGESDSISSVLDVIRGVADQTNLLALNAAIEAARAGEQGRGFAVVADEVRNLAKKTQESTVSIQNMIANLQSGSDRAASSMQETLGKAQQGATNVVRAGELLEEIAEGIASISDRNIQVASAAEEQSLVAEEIHRNVHDINALVIQVSAGAEQTAVTSRELARLAEQQQGLVGRFRVS